A single region of the Streptomyces caelestis genome encodes:
- a CDS encoding non-ribosomal peptide synthetase, producing the protein MMEPSARLVRLSPARLADVRRRTGDHSDRTIIEACAIGLSYWTTGRSPDGIDLTPGTLFADVLGWVDNGGAGPGDWEVGADGRTITLPDGVEPAEAQLALDDLADFPDRPLGTIGPSSLAARLDVLARWNDTETDRVRPTIVEMFREQARTRPDAVAIVDEHRSLTYRQAAAYSSQLAHHLVERGLGHEQVVGISLGRSADMVIGLLAVLQAGCAFVPLDPQWPAARRAVVIEDARVVVQLNDSGEHDPAEPPAVAVDLDDWRHGSHPTEGTGIIVHGDALAYVIFTSGSTGRPKGAMIRHEAISERLLWQVNEILGFGHDDASLFKAPLSFDISINEIFLPLVSGARLVVLRPGGERDPHHLLSVIAEHRVTFTYLVSSMLDVLLEIAGDSGRLDSLRHVWCGGEVLTPELYERFRTKLDIPMYHGYGPAETTIGVSHVIYRGAAERLSTSIGKANPNTQLYVLDEELRPVPVGVGGELYVGGFLLGRGYVNAPGLTASRFVANPFANDGSRLYRTGDLARFAPDGSLDFLGRADNQIKIRGMRLEIEDVEVGLAEHPGVRHTCVVARKNAAGGTYLVGYVIPAAGSEDLRADEVKAWAAEHMVEYMVPAHIVVMTQFPLTANGKLDRNALPEPTIGTGTLVRPTTDDERAVCAAVAAVLRLEEVGVDQDFFQLGGDSILAISLLTALRDAGLYVTARQIFTHSTVGALAAVASREDVSTVDHRDVATGSVVGSPIVQWLGETTDAIDGFVQSVVLNAPPDLTAGALDEILTAVVRRHDMLRARLVRAGRWSFDIPEPDQAVVGWQESDGPLDACVALATDALDPDDGVMLRAVWRRAAGQLVLVAHHVVIDGVSWRILLDDLATAWRQFTSGTPIELPPVGTSFRRWTQLLERAAFDADSSSYWRPLPGEDQPVGRRALSEADTVATERLRTVSAGPEITAALLGEIPAKFHAGVNDVLLTGLAVALARWRRDLGQDQTFAHIELEGHGREGQFVAPSAGFEPELSRTVGWFTTLFPVTVDPGPAADFTASDYLTAALKAVKEDLARVPDNGVSYGALRYLTDTEFDAPAPQVLFNYLGRFAAGEPGDWRLAQTTGQLGEKRDPRMRLPRALEFNAIAEPAATGEYDLVTTISWPDGMFTDEDIAAIGAYFRDALAGLAALDPRGGHSPSDFGLVPLTQADVDALDGPALLDVLPLTPLQEGLYFHSVFDDDSAGAYVEQQLLTLDGEVDADRLAAAATRLLALYPNLAARFVALADGRVVSVLESGVEAPFTTLDRPGITDAELRDLAERDRRAGFDLAAGPLMRYTLVRGGPGRDVLVQTVHHIIADGWSVPPMLRALLAEYHAPGTVYPIGGFSDYVRRLAGRDADESDRAWREQLADLPGPSLVAEGHTPSDRFADTAVRPEHDIDAAARSAGVPLSVAVHSAWAVTLGGILQGGDVVFGSTVSGRDADLPGIEDMVGLFINTIPVRVRWSGTTTARDLLASVREHQGAVLPHQHVSLARIGRQADAGSLFDTLVVFDVATDVDGLRRPGDTLVVTDLVNEGAPHYPLTLVVERALDGRPRFNLIYDGELLRETTAQAILRTFTSTLTALLTRPDTLVDDVASEGDRRPARITPTTLGGLFDAAARRDPAATAVTQCGLDGGTRSLTYGELANAKCELAAALRAAGVGPGRRVAVAVPRSVEQVVALVAIVGAGGAYVPLDLAYPDERLEYILADAAPQVVLVDREQRDRFTELLARTGLRARVLVQGDELPQATTAPGPEASWHDPAYVIYTSGSTGRPKGVVVPHSSVVTLLANAQPDMDFGPHDVWVQFHSFSFDFAVWELWGALAYGGELLVPEYGLTRSPVDFHRLVRERGVTVLNQTPSAFYQFIEADRHAGEPLPALRRVIFGGEALDLGRLRGWVERHGTGSPELVNMYGITETTVHVTHRLLTEEDFGPGDDVSPIGGPLPGLVAYLLDDRLRPVPPGRVGAIYVAGDQVSLGYLGRPGLTASRFVANPFAGDGSRMYHTGDLARRTLDGELEFAGRADDQVQLKGFRIELGEVESAIRELDGVIDVAATVAESGDHLVAHVVGRVPGDFAERLAAKLPVHMVPGRVLTIDALPLTVNGKLDRKALVERAQRGAGLYQSAAPPRGATSHDAPADETTAVAALIKIFTETLSSSEVTADTDFFHAGGDSIIAITVVNRARALGLPIAPRDVFLHKTPRALAEHLTTSTPQAAVSIHREDGPLTPTPIILRQRELGGSLARFAQARTLAVPESSSFADVERAANAVVAAHPTLRLRLRTEHGVWTLRTEPARDTTVVRPDTTDATAVANEAAGRLDPEAGDVIAFAWLEASRTLVVTVHHLAVDSVSWLILLDDLATALRGEPLAPPTTSYAEYAEALTLQSAQAVEDLGHWVTTLKAPPLLSAVRELRQTTVVLAPDVSDRLTRTAPAALGVGLTELLCGALRTALTHIQPSPTDLAIELERHGRVPALEHHDYTRTVGWFTSIAPVRLTAHTDPVAAAREVAERQPDERAHVAYGQLRYLNPQTTPLLDTTRPQVLFNYLGRGSESQALHLTGGDQGSPYAVEVNAWADEATGSLLAEFTLADGIPDELTEHWRGALQRIADAATTAERTAPVTPLQRGLFFQAQMAGSAGHYVAQSWFTFDRRLDTGALAEAMAYVIARHPVVGAGFTTDSDGNPVQVLKAGRRVGVRTVELSTDAEVDALRARDRDTGFDPGEPPLIRLTVVRLPGDRDGLLLSYHLLLWDGWSREIMLRDLFDAYEAAVAGEPLDAVPTTPSFEDYARALDAKDSAVSERFWAEHLAGLPGPTLLAGPTPSFSDDLPRALVHTLSAEQSDLLREAARTHGVTLNSVLTGAFGLLLGAHTGRSDAVFGVTVSGREGEGLSDIVGVLLNTVPLWTRPRPDDTVRDYLSAVQTARVGAMEHEHLGLGEIQRASGHDTLFDNLFVLQNFLDMDAFAEMNARHGITSVQADDSTHYPFTWVVTPGDRLTVKLEYRDQNTGNARRLLDDYLRVLEDLARSSGPVGALRGMGPEPSRGERTDVGTDTVVDRFDQATDRAPERVALVAHGARMTFAELRDRSRAVAGVLARRGIGPETNVGLAIPRSLDSIVALFAVLRVGAAYVPLELDHPDERIAAIVEDARPEVILTVSAVSPRLTSLNGDLIELDRPLPEAEPYVTFAPDDPDRLRHPAYTIYTSGSTGKPKGVVTEYAGLTNMLVNHQRRIFEPVLAEHGHRIFRIAHTVSFAFDMSWEELLWLADGHEVHVCDEELRRDAPRLVEYCLEHGIDVVNVTPTYAQQLVAEGLLDDPDRRPPLVLLGGEAVTPTLWQRLAETEGTVGYNLYGPTEYTINTLGVGTFECQDPVVGVAIDNTDVYVLDPWLRPLPDGVPGELYVSGIGIARGYLGQPAQTAHRFVACPFGEPGERMYRTGDLVVRRPDGNLMYLGRTDQQVKIRGHRVELGEVEAAFAAHPAVRFTAAVAQPDPQVDGSYRLAAYLVLDGAELATVAADVGAGLPDFLRPTHYGQVDSIPLTVNGKADTKALPEAKPLGALTTAGERGPATETETVVCEYFAEALDLDDDEVSAVSDFVSLGGHSMLAVRLIGLLRREYGPVITIRDLFALRTPEAIARHLDENS; encoded by the coding sequence ATGATGGAACCGAGCGCTCGTCTCGTACGGCTTTCTCCCGCACGCCTGGCCGACGTACGCCGGCGGACCGGCGACCACTCCGACAGGACCATCATTGAAGCGTGCGCCATCGGGTTGTCGTACTGGACGACGGGCCGCAGCCCCGACGGCATCGACCTCACCCCCGGCACCCTGTTCGCCGATGTCCTCGGATGGGTCGACAACGGCGGGGCCGGGCCCGGTGACTGGGAGGTCGGCGCGGACGGCCGCACCATCACCCTCCCCGACGGTGTCGAGCCGGCCGAGGCGCAGCTCGCGCTGGACGACCTGGCCGACTTTCCGGACCGGCCCCTCGGCACCATCGGCCCGTCCAGCCTGGCCGCGAGACTCGACGTCCTGGCCCGCTGGAACGACACCGAGACCGACCGCGTCCGCCCGACGATCGTCGAGATGTTCCGCGAGCAGGCGCGGACCCGGCCGGACGCCGTCGCCATCGTCGACGAGCACCGGTCGCTGACCTACCGTCAAGCCGCCGCATACTCCAGCCAGCTGGCCCACCATCTGGTCGAACGCGGCCTCGGCCACGAACAGGTCGTCGGCATCTCACTGGGCCGCTCCGCCGACATGGTGATCGGCCTGCTCGCCGTGCTCCAGGCGGGATGCGCGTTCGTGCCGCTCGATCCGCAGTGGCCCGCCGCGCGCCGGGCCGTCGTCATCGAGGACGCCCGGGTCGTCGTACAGCTCAACGACTCGGGCGAGCACGACCCGGCCGAACCACCGGCCGTGGCCGTCGACCTCGACGACTGGCGCCACGGATCCCACCCCACCGAGGGGACCGGCATCATCGTCCACGGCGACGCCCTCGCCTACGTCATCTTCACGTCCGGCTCCACCGGACGGCCCAAGGGCGCCATGATCCGCCACGAGGCGATCAGCGAGCGCCTGCTGTGGCAGGTGAACGAGATCCTGGGCTTCGGCCACGACGACGCCTCGCTGTTCAAGGCGCCGTTGTCCTTCGACATCTCCATCAACGAGATATTCCTGCCGCTGGTGTCCGGCGCCCGGCTCGTGGTGCTGCGGCCCGGCGGCGAACGCGACCCGCACCACCTGCTGAGCGTCATCGCCGAACACCGCGTCACCTTCACGTATTTGGTGTCGTCCATGCTGGACGTCCTGCTGGAGATCGCCGGCGACTCCGGCCGGCTGGACAGCCTCAGGCACGTGTGGTGCGGCGGCGAGGTGCTGACCCCCGAGCTGTACGAGCGGTTCCGCACCAAGCTCGACATCCCCATGTACCACGGCTACGGCCCCGCCGAGACGACCATCGGCGTCTCGCACGTCATCTACCGGGGAGCCGCGGAACGCCTGTCGACCTCCATCGGCAAGGCCAACCCCAACACCCAGCTGTACGTCCTGGACGAGGAACTGCGCCCGGTCCCCGTCGGCGTCGGCGGCGAACTGTACGTGGGCGGCTTCCTCCTGGGCCGCGGCTACGTCAACGCGCCCGGTCTGACGGCCTCCCGGTTCGTCGCCAACCCCTTCGCGAACGACGGCTCCCGCCTCTACCGCACCGGTGACCTCGCCCGGTTCGCCCCGGACGGATCGCTGGACTTCCTCGGCCGCGCCGACAACCAGATCAAGATCCGCGGTATGCGGCTGGAGATCGAGGACGTCGAGGTCGGCCTCGCCGAGCACCCCGGCGTACGGCACACCTGTGTCGTCGCGCGGAAGAACGCGGCGGGCGGCACCTACCTGGTGGGCTACGTCATCCCGGCGGCAGGCAGTGAGGACCTGCGGGCGGACGAGGTCAAGGCGTGGGCCGCCGAGCACATGGTCGAGTACATGGTGCCCGCCCACATCGTCGTGATGACTCAGTTCCCGCTCACCGCCAACGGCAAGCTCGACCGCAACGCCCTGCCGGAGCCCACGATCGGCACGGGCACCCTCGTACGGCCCACCACCGACGACGAGCGCGCGGTCTGCGCGGCCGTCGCGGCGGTGCTGCGGCTCGAAGAGGTCGGTGTCGACCAGGACTTCTTCCAGCTCGGCGGCGACAGCATCCTGGCGATCTCGCTGCTGACCGCGCTGCGCGACGCGGGCCTCTACGTCACGGCACGGCAGATCTTCACCCACAGCACCGTCGGGGCCCTGGCCGCGGTCGCGAGCCGGGAGGACGTCTCCACGGTCGACCACCGCGATGTCGCGACCGGGTCCGTCGTGGGATCGCCCATCGTGCAGTGGCTCGGCGAGACCACCGACGCGATCGACGGCTTCGTGCAGTCCGTCGTGCTCAACGCCCCGCCGGATCTGACCGCCGGCGCTCTCGACGAGATCCTCACCGCCGTGGTCCGCAGGCACGACATGCTGCGCGCCAGGCTGGTGCGCGCAGGCCGCTGGAGCTTCGACATCCCGGAGCCGGACCAGGCTGTCGTCGGGTGGCAGGAGAGCGACGGGCCGCTCGACGCGTGCGTCGCACTCGCCACCGACGCCCTGGACCCCGACGACGGTGTGATGCTCCGAGCCGTGTGGCGCCGTGCGGCAGGGCAGCTGGTCCTGGTCGCCCATCACGTGGTGATCGACGGCGTGTCCTGGCGGATCCTGCTGGACGACCTGGCCACCGCCTGGCGGCAGTTCACCTCGGGCACCCCCATCGAGCTGCCCCCGGTGGGCACGTCCTTCCGGCGCTGGACGCAACTGCTGGAGCGCGCGGCGTTCGACGCGGACAGTTCCTCCTACTGGCGGCCCCTGCCGGGCGAGGACCAGCCGGTGGGCAGGCGCGCGCTGTCCGAAGCCGACACCGTCGCCACGGAGCGACTGCGGACCGTCTCGGCCGGCCCCGAGATCACGGCCGCGCTGCTCGGCGAGATCCCCGCGAAGTTCCACGCGGGCGTCAACGACGTCCTGCTGACCGGGCTCGCCGTCGCCCTCGCCCGCTGGCGCCGCGACCTGGGACAGGACCAGACCTTCGCGCACATCGAACTGGAGGGCCACGGCCGCGAAGGACAGTTCGTGGCCCCCTCCGCCGGCTTCGAGCCCGAACTGTCGCGGACCGTCGGCTGGTTCACCACCCTCTTCCCGGTCACCGTCGACCCCGGCCCCGCGGCCGACTTCACCGCATCCGACTACCTGACCGCCGCCCTCAAGGCCGTCAAGGAAGACCTCGCCCGGGTGCCGGACAACGGCGTCTCCTACGGTGCCCTGCGGTACCTGACCGACACCGAGTTCGACGCCCCCGCACCGCAGGTGCTCTTCAACTACCTGGGCCGCTTCGCCGCCGGCGAGCCCGGAGACTGGCGACTCGCGCAGACGACCGGCCAGTTGGGCGAGAAGCGCGACCCGCGGATGCGGCTGCCGCGTGCCCTGGAGTTCAACGCGATCGCCGAACCGGCCGCGACCGGCGAGTACGACCTGGTCACCACCATCTCCTGGCCCGACGGCATGTTCACCGACGAGGACATCGCCGCCATCGGCGCGTACTTCCGGGACGCCCTGGCCGGGCTGGCCGCACTCGACCCGCGGGGCGGCCACTCGCCCAGCGACTTCGGCCTGGTGCCGCTGACCCAGGCCGACGTCGACGCCCTGGACGGCCCGGCGCTGCTGGACGTCCTGCCGCTGACGCCGCTGCAGGAAGGCCTGTACTTCCACTCCGTCTTCGACGACGACTCGGCCGGCGCCTACGTCGAACAGCAACTGCTCACCCTGGACGGCGAGGTGGACGCCGACCGGCTCGCGGCGGCGGCCACCCGGCTGCTCGCGCTGTACCCGAACCTGGCCGCACGTTTCGTGGCCCTCGCCGACGGCCGTGTGGTCTCCGTACTGGAAAGCGGTGTCGAGGCGCCCTTCACCACCCTGGACCGCCCCGGCATCACCGACGCCGAGCTGCGCGACCTGGCCGAACGGGACCGCCGCGCCGGATTCGACCTGGCGGCCGGCCCGTTGATGCGGTACACCCTCGTCCGCGGCGGCCCGGGCCGCGACGTCCTCGTGCAGACCGTGCACCACATCATCGCCGACGGCTGGTCGGTGCCGCCGATGCTCCGCGCACTGCTCGCCGAGTACCACGCGCCGGGGACCGTCTACCCGATCGGCGGCTTCTCCGACTACGTACGCCGGCTCGCCGGGCGCGACGCCGACGAGAGCGACCGGGCGTGGCGCGAGCAGCTCGCGGACCTGCCCGGCCCGTCGCTGGTCGCCGAGGGACACACCCCGTCCGACCGGTTCGCCGACACCGCCGTGCGGCCGGAGCACGACATCGACGCGGCCGCACGGTCCGCCGGCGTGCCGCTGAGCGTGGCCGTGCACAGCGCCTGGGCGGTGACGCTGGGCGGCATCCTGCAGGGCGGGGACGTGGTCTTCGGCTCCACCGTGTCCGGGCGGGACGCGGACCTGCCCGGCATCGAGGACATGGTGGGCCTGTTCATCAACACGATCCCCGTACGCGTCCGTTGGAGCGGCACCACCACCGCGCGGGACCTCCTCGCCTCGGTGCGCGAACACCAGGGCGCCGTCCTGCCGCACCAGCATGTCTCACTGGCCAGGATCGGCCGCCAGGCCGACGCCGGCTCCCTGTTCGACACCCTGGTCGTGTTCGACGTCGCGACCGACGTGGACGGACTGCGACGGCCCGGCGACACACTGGTCGTCACCGACCTCGTCAACGAGGGCGCACCCCATTACCCGTTGACGCTGGTCGTGGAACGCGCACTCGACGGCCGTCCGCGCTTCAACCTGATCTACGACGGAGAGCTGCTGCGGGAGACCACCGCCCAGGCGATCCTGCGCACGTTCACCTCGACCCTCACCGCCCTGCTCACCCGACCGGACACCCTGGTCGACGACGTGGCCTCCGAGGGCGACCGGCGCCCCGCGCGCATCACCCCGACGACCCTGGGCGGCCTGTTCGACGCCGCCGCGCGGCGCGACCCGGCCGCCACCGCCGTCACCCAGTGCGGCCTCGACGGCGGTACCCGGTCCCTGACGTACGGCGAACTCGCGAACGCCAAGTGCGAGTTGGCCGCCGCTCTGCGCGCGGCCGGTGTCGGCCCCGGCCGGCGGGTCGCCGTCGCCGTCCCGCGGTCCGTCGAGCAGGTCGTCGCCCTGGTCGCGATCGTCGGCGCGGGCGGCGCGTACGTACCGCTGGACCTGGCCTACCCGGACGAACGGCTGGAGTACATCCTCGCCGACGCCGCTCCGCAGGTGGTCCTCGTGGATCGCGAGCAGCGGGACCGCTTCACGGAACTGCTGGCCCGTACGGGTCTGCGGGCCCGCGTGCTCGTCCAGGGCGACGAGCTGCCCCAGGCCACGACCGCGCCGGGCCCCGAGGCCAGTTGGCACGACCCCGCATACGTGATCTACACGTCCGGATCGACCGGCCGGCCCAAGGGCGTCGTCGTCCCGCACTCCAGCGTGGTGACGCTGCTCGCCAACGCCCAGCCCGACATGGACTTCGGCCCGCACGACGTCTGGGTCCAGTTCCACTCCTTCTCCTTCGACTTCGCGGTCTGGGAGCTGTGGGGCGCGCTGGCGTACGGCGGTGAACTGCTGGTGCCCGAGTACGGGCTGACCCGTTCCCCGGTCGACTTCCACCGGCTGGTCCGCGAGCGCGGGGTGACCGTGCTCAACCAGACGCCATCCGCCTTCTACCAGTTCATCGAGGCCGACCGGCACGCCGGCGAGCCCCTGCCCGCCCTGCGCCGCGTCATCTTCGGCGGCGAGGCGCTGGATCTCGGGCGGCTGCGCGGCTGGGTCGAGCGGCACGGCACCGGCTCGCCCGAGCTGGTCAACATGTACGGCATCACCGAGACCACCGTCCACGTCACCCACCGCCTGCTGACGGAGGAGGACTTCGGCCCCGGTGACGACGTCAGCCCGATCGGCGGCCCCCTACCCGGCCTGGTCGCCTACCTCCTCGACGACCGCCTCCGGCCGGTGCCGCCGGGCCGGGTGGGCGCCATCTACGTCGCCGGCGACCAGGTGTCGCTCGGCTACCTGGGCAGGCCCGGCCTCACCGCGAGCCGGTTCGTCGCGAACCCCTTCGCAGGCGACGGCTCCCGCATGTACCACACGGGCGACCTCGCCCGCCGCACCCTCGACGGCGAGCTGGAGTTCGCCGGCCGCGCCGACGACCAGGTCCAGCTCAAGGGCTTCCGCATCGAGCTGGGCGAGGTGGAGTCCGCGATCCGGGAGCTCGACGGTGTGATCGACGTGGCCGCGACGGTGGCGGAGAGCGGTGATCATCTCGTGGCGCACGTGGTGGGCCGGGTGCCGGGGGACTTCGCCGAGCGACTGGCCGCGAAGCTGCCCGTGCACATGGTCCCGGGCCGGGTGCTCACGATCGACGCCCTACCGCTGACGGTCAACGGCAAGCTGGACCGCAAGGCGCTGGTGGAACGCGCCCAAAGGGGCGCGGGGCTGTATCAATCTGCGGCTCCGCCGCGGGGCGCGACAAGCCACGACGCGCCCGCAGACGAAACCACCGCGGTGGCCGCACTCATCAAGATCTTCACAGAGACGCTGTCCAGCTCGGAGGTGACCGCCGACACCGACTTCTTCCACGCCGGAGGCGACAGCATCATCGCCATCACGGTCGTCAACCGCGCCCGGGCACTCGGCCTGCCGATCGCGCCCCGGGACGTGTTCCTGCACAAGACCCCCCGCGCACTCGCCGAGCACCTGACGACGAGCACACCACAGGCGGCCGTTTCCATCCATCGCGAGGACGGCCCGCTCACCCCCACGCCGATCATCCTGCGCCAACGCGAACTCGGCGGCTCCCTCGCCCGGTTCGCCCAGGCCAGAACACTGGCGGTCCCCGAGAGCAGCTCCTTCGCCGACGTCGAACGAGCAGCCAACGCCGTAGTCGCCGCACACCCGACCCTGCGACTGCGACTCCGCACCGAACACGGCGTATGGACCCTCCGCACCGAACCCGCCCGCGACACCACCGTGGTACGCCCGGACACCACCGACGCGACGGCCGTCGCGAACGAGGCCGCCGGACGGCTCGACCCCGAGGCCGGGGACGTCATCGCCTTCGCGTGGCTGGAGGCGAGCCGCACCCTCGTGGTCACCGTCCACCACCTCGCCGTCGACTCGGTGTCCTGGCTGATCCTGCTGGACGACCTGGCCACGGCCCTGCGCGGCGAGCCCCTGGCCCCGCCGACCACGTCCTACGCCGAGTACGCCGAAGCACTGACCCTCCAGTCGGCCCAGGCCGTCGAGGACCTAGGACACTGGGTCACCACGCTCAAGGCGCCTCCACTCCTCTCCGCTGTCCGAGAGTTGCGGCAGACCACGGTCGTGCTCGCCCCCGACGTGAGCGACCGCCTGACACGCACCGCCCCCGCCGCACTCGGCGTCGGCCTCACCGAGCTGCTGTGCGGCGCCCTGCGCACCGCGCTGACCCACATCCAGCCCTCGCCCACCGACCTCGCGATCGAGCTGGAACGGCACGGCCGCGTCCCGGCGCTGGAACACCACGACTACACCCGTACCGTCGGCTGGTTCACCTCCATCGCGCCCGTACGGCTCACCGCGCACACCGACCCCGTCGCAGCCGCGCGGGAAGTCGCCGAACGCCAGCCGGACGAGCGCGCCCACGTCGCCTACGGACAACTCAGGTATCTCAACCCGCAGACAACCCCCCTGCTCGACACCACCCGCCCGCAGGTGCTGTTCAACTACCTCGGCCGGGGCAGCGAGTCCCAGGCGCTGCACCTCACCGGCGGCGACCAGGGCAGCCCGTACGCCGTCGAGGTCAACGCCTGGGCCGACGAGGCCACCGGCAGCCTGCTCGCCGAGTTCACCCTGGCCGACGGCATACCCGACGAGCTCACCGAGCACTGGCGGGGCGCGCTCCAGCGCATCGCGGACGCCGCCACCACGGCCGAGCGCACCGCACCGGTCACCCCGCTCCAGCGGGGCCTGTTCTTCCAGGCCCAGATGGCGGGCTCGGCCGGGCACTACGTGGCGCAGAGCTGGTTCACGTTCGACCGACGCCTGGACACCGGCGCGCTGGCCGAGGCGATGGCGTACGTGATCGCCCGGCACCCGGTCGTGGGCGCCGGCTTCACGACCGACTCCGACGGCAACCCGGTCCAGGTCCTCAAGGCCGGCCGGCGGGTCGGCGTCCGCACGGTCGAGCTGTCGACTGACGCCGAGGTCGACGCCCTGCGGGCCCGGGACCGCGACACGGGGTTCGACCCGGGTGAGCCACCGCTGATCCGGCTGACCGTGGTGCGCCTGCCCGGCGACCGTGACGGCCTGCTGCTCAGCTACCACCTGCTGCTGTGGGACGGCTGGTCCCGCGAGATCATGCTGCGGGACCTGTTCGACGCCTACGAGGCCGCCGTCGCGGGCGAGCCCCTCGACGCGGTCCCCACCACGCCCAGCTTCGAGGACTACGCCCGGGCGCTCGACGCCAAGGACTCCGCCGTCTCGGAACGCTTCTGGGCGGAGCACCTGGCCGGACTGCCCGGCCCCACCCTGCTCGCCGGCCCGACGCCGTCCTTCTCGGACGACCTGCCGCGCGCGCTCGTGCACACGCTGTCCGCCGAACAGTCCGACCTGCTGCGGGAAGCGGCCCGGACGCACGGCGTCACCCTGAACTCGGTACTGACCGGCGCGTTCGGTCTCCTGCTCGGCGCCCACACGGGCCGCAGTGACGCCGTGTTCGGCGTGACCGTCTCCGGCCGGGAGGGCGAGGGACTGTCCGACATCGTCGGCGTGCTGCTGAACACCGTGCCCCTGTGGACGCGGCCCCGGCCGGACGACACGGTCCGCGACTACCTCTCGGCCGTGCAGACGGCCAGGGTCGGGGCGATGGAGCACGAGCACCTGGGGCTCGGCGAGATTCAGCGGGCCAGTGGCCACGACACCCTGTTCGACAACCTGTTCGTCCTCCAGAACTTCCTGGACATGGACGCCTTCGCCGAGATGAACGCCCGGCACGGCATCACCTCGGTGCAGGCCGACGACTCCACCCACTATCCGTTCACCTGGGTGGTCACGCCCGGCGACCGGCTCACCGTCAAGCTGGAGTACCGCGACCAGAACACCGGGAACGCCCGTCGTCTCCTCGACGACTACCTGCGCGTGCTGGAGGACCTGGCCCGGTCGTCCGGCCCGGTGGGCGCGCTGCGGGGCATGGGTCCGGAGCCCTCGCGGGGCGAGCGCACGGACGTCGGCACGGACACCGTCGTCGACCGGTTCGACCAGGCGACGGACCGCGCACCGGAGCGGGTCGCGCTCGTCGCCCACGGTGCGAGGATGACGTTCGCCGAACTCCGGGACCGCAGCCGCGCGGTGGCCGGCGTGCTGGCGCGGCGGGGCATCGGCCCCGAGACGAACGTGGGGCTCGCGATCCCGCGCTCCCTCGACTCGATCGTGGCGCTGTTCGCCGTGCTGCGGGTCGGTGCCGCGTACGTGCCGCTGGAGCTGGACCACCCGGACGAGCGGATCGCCGCGATCGTCGAGGACGCGCGCCCGGAGGTGATCCTCACCGTGAGCGCCGTGTCGCCCCGGCTGACCTCGCTGAACGGCGACCTGATCGAGCTGGACCGCCCGCTGCCCGAGGCCGAGCCGTACGTGACGTTCGCACCGGACGACCCGGACCGCCTGCGGCACCCCGCGTACACGATCTACACCTCGGGATCCACCGGCAAGCCCAAGGGCGTGGTGACCGAGTACGCCGGACTCACCAACATGCTGGTCAACCATCAGCGCCGGATCTTCGAACCGGTGCTGGCGGAACACGGCCACCGGATCTTCCGCATCGCGCACACCGTGTCGTTCGCGTTCGACATGTCCTGGGAGGAGCTGCTGTGGCTCGCCGACGGGCATGAAGTGCACGTCTGCGACGAGGAGTTGCGCCGCGACGCGCCCCGGCTGGTCGAGTACTGCCTGGAGCACGGGATCGACGTCGTCAACGTGACACCGACCTACGCGCAGCAGCTCGTCGCCGAGGGCCTGCTCGACGACCCGGACCGCCGGCCGCCGCTGGTGCTGCTCGGCGGCGAGGCCGTCACCCCGACACTGTGGCAGCGGCTCGCCGAGACCGAGGGAACGGTCGGCTACAACCTCTACGGACCCACCGAGTACACCATCAACACCCTCGGCGTCGGCACCTTCGAGTGCCAGGACCCGGTGGTGGGCGTTGCGATCGACAACACCGACGTCTACGTCCTGGACCCCTGGCTGCGGCCCCTGCCGGACGGCGTCCCCGGTGAGCTGTACGTGTCCGGCATCGGCATCGCGCGCGGCTACCTCGGGCAGCCCGCCCAGACCGCGCACCGCTTCGTCGCCTGCCCCTTCGGGGAACCCGGCGAGCGCATGTACCGCACCGGGGACCTGGTGGTCCGCCGGCCCGACGGCAACCTGATGTACCTGGGCCGCACCGACCAGCAGGTCAAGATCCGAGGGCACCGCGTCGAACTCGGCGAGGTGGAGGCCGCGTTCGCGGCGCACCCGGCGGTGCGGTTCACCGCCGCGGTCGCCCAGCCCGACCCGCAGGTCGACGGCTCGTACCGGCTGGCCGCCTATCTGGTCCTGGACGGGGCGGAGTTGGCGACGGTGGCGGCCGACGTCGGCGCCGGACTGCCGGACTTCCTTCGCCCCACGCACTACGGCCAGGTCGACAGCATCCCGCTGACGGTGAACGGGAAGGCTGACACCAAGGCGCTGCCGGAGGCCAAGCCGCTGGGTGCGCTGACCACGGCGGGGGAGCGGGGACCCGCTACCGAGACCGAGACCGTGGTGTGCGAGTACTTCGCCGAGGCACTGGACCTGGACGACGACGAGGTGAGCGCGGTGAGCGACTTCGTGTCCCTCGGAGGACACTCCATGCTGGCGGTGCGGCTGATCGGGCTGCTCCGCCGCGAGTACGGTCCAGTGATCACGATCCGTGATCTGTTCGCCCTGCGCACCCCGGAAG